Proteins encoded by one window of Bactrocera oleae isolate idBacOlea1 chromosome 4, idBacOlea1, whole genome shotgun sequence:
- the nw gene encoding FK506-binding protein 5 isoform X2: MAKIILICLLSVLACVSGQRITTIHLDGVQYFISRMNPYSPELNYFLAYQYCRSLGLQLASFETKEKAESMTTYLKNAGYGNYDFWTSGNRLGTGMFLWMSTGLPFNATFDFFENSADAIQAGLLDPVDHNSNTSPQRTARDSSGAEKGCVILKQPTLKWMPEDCSAVKDFICEQTRCYYYNYGSIPVSSAQGRPVTSTTSRPTVDPTKLSLSTTPLPLTMSTYTPFSKRSHQDDEHDEPQLSFVSLNLDHDLESGEEEAKNDEHDNEHEHEHEHDSFDADDEETEDEKKRTLPVYEGNNDLHIVNSKELAEHQIEQDVHHDAQQQQDAGEEDDDDAAIEENNSATHEDSGDDVDTKRNTVGENQLKTLPVPAIAAPADVPTVEVRLKQISQEIEKMAAASNENQRHNIPAAGVLHHENNNNDVDRQSFLSLTDLIRTLRPNNKQIIPQIDSDYSNAMRVLGETSEVVNNEDAHKF; the protein is encoded by the exons GTCAGCGCATCACCACCATTCACTTGGATGGCGTACAATACTTCATTAGTCGCATGAATCCCTATTCGCCTGAACTTAATTATTTCCTTGCCTATCAGTATTGTCGTTCGTTGGGTCTGCAGTTGGCGTCGTTTGAAACGAAAGAGAAAGCCGAATCTATGACGACATATCTAAAGAATGCCGGTTATGGTAATTATGATTTCTGGACTTCCGGTAATCGTTTGGGCACCGGCATGTTCTTATGGATGAGCACTGGCCTGCCGTTCAATGCGACCTTTGACTTCTTCGAGAACTCGGCCGATGCCATCCAGGCTGGTCTGCTCGATCCCGTTGATCATAATAGCAATACATCGCCACAACGGACGGCGCGCGACAG TAGCGGCGCTGAGAAGGGTTGCGTCATTTTGAAACAACCTACATTGAAATGGATGCCCGAAGACTGTTCGGCTGTAAAAGATTTCATTTGCGAACAGACCCGATGCTATTACTACAATTACGGCAGTATTCCAGTGTCATCGGCGCAGGG CCGTCCAGTCACCTCTACCACTTCACGCCCCACTGTCGACCCCACCAAGCTGAGCCTATCCACTACTCCGTTACCGCTCACCATGTCCACGTACACACCTTTCTCGAAGCGTTCCCATCAGGATGACGAGCATGATGAGCCGCAGCTGTCTTTCGTTTCCTTGAATCTCGATCACGATCTTGAGAGCGGCGAGGAGGAGGCCAAGAACGATGAGCATGACAATGAGCACGAACACGAACATGAACATGATAGCTTCGATGCTGACGATGAAGAGACTGAGGATGAGAAGAAGCGCACATTACCCGTCTATGAGGGCAACAATGATTTGCATATTGTCAACAGCAAAGAATTGGCCGAACATCAAATTGAACAAGATGTACACCAcgatgcacaacaacaacaggatgCTGGCGAAGAGGATGACGATGACGCCGCCATCGAAGAGAACAACTCGGCTACACATGAGGATAGCGGCGATGATGTGGACACCAAGCGGAATACAGTTGGCGAAAATCAATTGAAGACTTTGCCAGTACCGGCTATCGCCGCGCCCGCTGACGTGCCCACTGTTGAAGTGCGTCTCAAGCAGATCTCACAGGAGATTGAAAAGATGGCCGCTGCCAGCAATGAGAATCAACGTCATAATATTCCGGCGGCTGGTGTATTACATCATGAGAATAACAACAATGATGTCGATCGACAATCGTTCCTCTCGCTCACCGATCTCATACGTACACTACGTCCGAATAATAAACAAATCATACCACAAATCGATTCGGATTATTCGAATGCTATGCGTGTGCTAGGCGAGACCTCAGAGGTGGTTAATAATGAGGACGCGCATAAGTTCTAA
- the nw gene encoding FK506-binding protein 5 isoform X1 yields MAKIILICLLSVLACVSGQRITTIHLDGVQYFISRMNPYSPELNYFLAYQYCRSLGLQLASFETKEKAESMTTYLKNAGYGNYDFWTSGNRLGTGMFLWMSTGLPFNATFDFFENSADAIQAGLLDPVDHNSNTSPQRTARDSSSGAEKGCVILKQPTLKWMPEDCSAVKDFICEQTRCYYYNYGSIPVSSAQGRPVTSTTSRPTVDPTKLSLSTTPLPLTMSTYTPFSKRSHQDDEHDEPQLSFVSLNLDHDLESGEEEAKNDEHDNEHEHEHEHDSFDADDEETEDEKKRTLPVYEGNNDLHIVNSKELAEHQIEQDVHHDAQQQQDAGEEDDDDAAIEENNSATHEDSGDDVDTKRNTVGENQLKTLPVPAIAAPADVPTVEVRLKQISQEIEKMAAASNENQRHNIPAAGVLHHENNNNDVDRQSFLSLTDLIRTLRPNNKQIIPQIDSDYSNAMRVLGETSEVVNNEDAHKF; encoded by the exons GTCAGCGCATCACCACCATTCACTTGGATGGCGTACAATACTTCATTAGTCGCATGAATCCCTATTCGCCTGAACTTAATTATTTCCTTGCCTATCAGTATTGTCGTTCGTTGGGTCTGCAGTTGGCGTCGTTTGAAACGAAAGAGAAAGCCGAATCTATGACGACATATCTAAAGAATGCCGGTTATGGTAATTATGATTTCTGGACTTCCGGTAATCGTTTGGGCACCGGCATGTTCTTATGGATGAGCACTGGCCTGCCGTTCAATGCGACCTTTGACTTCTTCGAGAACTCGGCCGATGCCATCCAGGCTGGTCTGCTCGATCCCGTTGATCATAATAGCAATACATCGCCACAACGGACGGCGCGCGACAG CAGTAGCGGCGCTGAGAAGGGTTGCGTCATTTTGAAACAACCTACATTGAAATGGATGCCCGAAGACTGTTCGGCTGTAAAAGATTTCATTTGCGAACAGACCCGATGCTATTACTACAATTACGGCAGTATTCCAGTGTCATCGGCGCAGGG CCGTCCAGTCACCTCTACCACTTCACGCCCCACTGTCGACCCCACCAAGCTGAGCCTATCCACTACTCCGTTACCGCTCACCATGTCCACGTACACACCTTTCTCGAAGCGTTCCCATCAGGATGACGAGCATGATGAGCCGCAGCTGTCTTTCGTTTCCTTGAATCTCGATCACGATCTTGAGAGCGGCGAGGAGGAGGCCAAGAACGATGAGCATGACAATGAGCACGAACACGAACATGAACATGATAGCTTCGATGCTGACGATGAAGAGACTGAGGATGAGAAGAAGCGCACATTACCCGTCTATGAGGGCAACAATGATTTGCATATTGTCAACAGCAAAGAATTGGCCGAACATCAAATTGAACAAGATGTACACCAcgatgcacaacaacaacaggatgCTGGCGAAGAGGATGACGATGACGCCGCCATCGAAGAGAACAACTCGGCTACACATGAGGATAGCGGCGATGATGTGGACACCAAGCGGAATACAGTTGGCGAAAATCAATTGAAGACTTTGCCAGTACCGGCTATCGCCGCGCCCGCTGACGTGCCCACTGTTGAAGTGCGTCTCAAGCAGATCTCACAGGAGATTGAAAAGATGGCCGCTGCCAGCAATGAGAATCAACGTCATAATATTCCGGCGGCTGGTGTATTACATCATGAGAATAACAACAATGATGTCGATCGACAATCGTTCCTCTCGCTCACCGATCTCATACGTACACTACGTCCGAATAATAAACAAATCATACCACAAATCGATTCGGATTATTCGAATGCTATGCGTGTGCTAGGCGAGACCTCAGAGGTGGTTAATAATGAGGACGCGCATAAGTTCTAA
- the nw gene encoding uncharacterized protein nw isoform X4, translated as MAKIILICLLSVLACVSGQRITTIHLDGVQYFISRMNPYSPELNYFLAYQYCRSLGLQLASFETKEKAESMTTYLKNAGYGNYDFWTSGNRLGTGMFLWMSTGLPFNATFDFFENSADAIQAGLLDPVDHNSNTSPQRTARDSSSGAEKGCVILKQPTLKWMPEDCSAVKDFICEQTRCYYYNYGSIPVSSAQG; from the exons GTCAGCGCATCACCACCATTCACTTGGATGGCGTACAATACTTCATTAGTCGCATGAATCCCTATTCGCCTGAACTTAATTATTTCCTTGCCTATCAGTATTGTCGTTCGTTGGGTCTGCAGTTGGCGTCGTTTGAAACGAAAGAGAAAGCCGAATCTATGACGACATATCTAAAGAATGCCGGTTATGGTAATTATGATTTCTGGACTTCCGGTAATCGTTTGGGCACCGGCATGTTCTTATGGATGAGCACTGGCCTGCCGTTCAATGCGACCTTTGACTTCTTCGAGAACTCGGCCGATGCCATCCAGGCTGGTCTGCTCGATCCCGTTGATCATAATAGCAATACATCGCCACAACGGACGGCGCGCGACAG CAGTAGCGGCGCTGAGAAGGGTTGCGTCATTTTGAAACAACCTACATTGAAATGGATGCCCGAAGACTGTTCGGCTGTAAAAGATTTCATTTGCGAACAGACCCGATGCTATTACTACAATTACGGCAGTATTCCAGTGTCATCGGCGCAGGGGTAA
- the nw gene encoding glutamic acid-rich protein isoform X3, producing the protein MSTYTPFSKRSHQDDEHDEPQLSFVSLNLDHDLESGEEEAKNDEHDNEHEHEHEHDSFDADDEETEDEKKRTLPVYEGNNDLHIVNSKELAEHQIEQDVHHDAQQQQDAGEEDDDDAAIEENNSATHEDSGDDVDTKRNTVGENQLKTLPVPAIAAPADVPTVEVRLKQISQEIEKMAAASNENQRHNIPAAGVLHHENNNNDVDRQSFLSLTDLIRTLRPNNKQIIPQIDSDYSNAMRVLGETSEVVNNEDAHKF; encoded by the coding sequence ATGTCCACGTACACACCTTTCTCGAAGCGTTCCCATCAGGATGACGAGCATGATGAGCCGCAGCTGTCTTTCGTTTCCTTGAATCTCGATCACGATCTTGAGAGCGGCGAGGAGGAGGCCAAGAACGATGAGCATGACAATGAGCACGAACACGAACATGAACATGATAGCTTCGATGCTGACGATGAAGAGACTGAGGATGAGAAGAAGCGCACATTACCCGTCTATGAGGGCAACAATGATTTGCATATTGTCAACAGCAAAGAATTGGCCGAACATCAAATTGAACAAGATGTACACCAcgatgcacaacaacaacaggatgCTGGCGAAGAGGATGACGATGACGCCGCCATCGAAGAGAACAACTCGGCTACACATGAGGATAGCGGCGATGATGTGGACACCAAGCGGAATACAGTTGGCGAAAATCAATTGAAGACTTTGCCAGTACCGGCTATCGCCGCGCCCGCTGACGTGCCCACTGTTGAAGTGCGTCTCAAGCAGATCTCACAGGAGATTGAAAAGATGGCCGCTGCCAGCAATGAGAATCAACGTCATAATATTCCGGCGGCTGGTGTATTACATCATGAGAATAACAACAATGATGTCGATCGACAATCGTTCCTCTCGCTCACCGATCTCATACGTACACTACGTCCGAATAATAAACAAATCATACCACAAATCGATTCGGATTATTCGAATGCTATGCGTGTGCTAGGCGAGACCTCAGAGGTGGTTAATAATGAGGACGCGCATAAGTTCTAA
- the nw gene encoding uncharacterized protein nw isoform X5 yields the protein MAKIILICLLSVLACVSGQRITTIHLDGVQYFISRMNPYSPELNYFLAYQYCRSLGLQLASFETKEKAESMTTYLKNAGYGNYDFWTSGNRLGTGMFLWMSTGLPFNATFDFFENSADAIQAGLLDPVDHNSNTSPQRTARDSSGAEKGCVILKQPTLKWMPEDCSAVKDFICEQTRCYYYNYGSIPVSSAQG from the exons GTCAGCGCATCACCACCATTCACTTGGATGGCGTACAATACTTCATTAGTCGCATGAATCCCTATTCGCCTGAACTTAATTATTTCCTTGCCTATCAGTATTGTCGTTCGTTGGGTCTGCAGTTGGCGTCGTTTGAAACGAAAGAGAAAGCCGAATCTATGACGACATATCTAAAGAATGCCGGTTATGGTAATTATGATTTCTGGACTTCCGGTAATCGTTTGGGCACCGGCATGTTCTTATGGATGAGCACTGGCCTGCCGTTCAATGCGACCTTTGACTTCTTCGAGAACTCGGCCGATGCCATCCAGGCTGGTCTGCTCGATCCCGTTGATCATAATAGCAATACATCGCCACAACGGACGGCGCGCGACAG TAGCGGCGCTGAGAAGGGTTGCGTCATTTTGAAACAACCTACATTGAAATGGATGCCCGAAGACTGTTCGGCTGTAAAAGATTTCATTTGCGAACAGACCCGATGCTATTACTACAATTACGGCAGTATTCCAGTGTCATCGGCGCAGGGGTAA